One segment of Phycisphaerales bacterium DNA contains the following:
- a CDS encoding tetratricopeptide repeat protein: MAARVNVRFVAILCTIVGVVFVGMAGAAYFIVKKSASDHYEAAQQFMQAGDFVEAEKSYGKAVNKEPTNVVYLESWIESIEKLTPETQTKYADVYWKNYVPGLRQLAVAQRTNVDAWDKFLGTQYEQRNVFGAGGRSNWQSLLSETNFALEQFLATEQANDEQADWHRLRRYRALSNLNMRLGSGEADPDFKDKTVLDFEAALRVDPDDDEAAVGLYEWLMAEANENRMGRTDPQVYLDRAKETLDDFLAENPNHPRVLIARLYYDLQVAARPLRDLRTQEERVRANLALASEFKPRVEVIVDQVIRQSPPEMLTVEVAQLVHRLERLTSPGSSEIPLTNRILEAATQAAQDDPGTLAQIAFFEGVFAAESNDHERAISAFERVLESPDVPVSLEGIILTLLNGQAVLRQAQSAIELANAAEGDQVQAARDRVTEYREKVERYWTQGTPSVLLLDARIAYMRGELASAQGLAVSYQRESNGTDPQAHFLLSRIYMDRNQVGQAIEELKKFVELSPNVPEAWAQLSDLQDRVGDTDGAWESIVRAVQLAPDDPRIQRRYENFRIRTGQVQSDDPIQQALLGVDRMLDTTGGVSPRYEQAEQLIRGLMGQTDDARLYNALATIQGMQRKTDEALATIDEGLSKYPDNRLLQQLATQIRFMSGELPDDLEPIRAEMLQYRMAMRDGRTEDAQRHLEAAIKIDPDDAEVIQTQILRAIANEQWSEAERLIVRATELNADQAGGRVLRANLLQARGRSEEALGLINAVISDGLTSVPVLYRRAQIYRSLGRTEDAVADYQEILRRQPDSVTNVRDVIVALAELGRTKLALDIARRSQRIAGADETFLNQWLALEAQVGDSTAAMYRREEIREQDPGNRQNNLALASVYVKLGQWNKARQIIDELRAEQDDVALVMLDARWHAEQGDTRQAVDKFDQYMAARDRTGDLDARDVLSYANFLQSQNRSDLAIQKLRNALDQDTDESQPIRRRLALLLLAAGRSDEAVEVIDQLIASGQDTDGMLKLARVEAYIRGDMPDRAQQALDGLDSTLANSEAAGILRADLALARGDSDAARQAISNTLATHPTSARAYVRRAEIIYNEVRTDDSIPQAERNQLLRDAGEDVSEAIRQDPGRWEAYRLRALIAMEQGRYDDAARAVASALEINPGLSQLRNQLIRRLVQNGDTPRAMTVVDAALQANPADVDLRVNMARLMADLGRTGESIRLFEQSLAQRRNPEIAAQFVEFLLNLNTGEARAKARQVLSDTNLDVAGTWQLRLMSAGLSMQEGNRPRAIAEAIASFEMVRNDTAGVIRWFNAMPALIKDHPTRMEIAVQLAPERTPDRVGEIMMASLMLQDPSTEQQGLSELARLAGDREAIVAVRSGQLLGDKLYERGDYQRAAEAWRAVIALNPQSGQSLNNLAYVLATEMGQCEQAIKLANRAKEAGGIAPAIVQSTLSVAYMECDRLAEAQQAADELSTIARGSPEEALAEIRQGQIDLANGRIDAARTHASDASDLLEAWGGRAEAYRSILEELQQELDGR; this comes from the coding sequence ATGGCGGCTCGTGTAAATGTCAGATTCGTCGCGATCCTGTGCACCATCGTGGGGGTGGTGTTTGTCGGCATGGCCGGCGCGGCGTACTTCATCGTCAAGAAGTCGGCTTCGGACCACTACGAAGCAGCCCAGCAGTTCATGCAGGCCGGGGACTTCGTGGAGGCGGAGAAGTCCTATGGCAAGGCCGTCAATAAGGAACCGACCAACGTTGTTTATCTCGAGTCATGGATCGAGTCGATCGAGAAGCTGACGCCCGAGACGCAGACGAAGTACGCCGACGTCTACTGGAAGAACTACGTACCGGGTTTGCGGCAGTTGGCCGTGGCGCAGCGCACGAACGTCGACGCGTGGGACAAGTTCCTGGGCACCCAGTATGAGCAGCGCAACGTCTTCGGGGCCGGCGGGCGTTCCAACTGGCAGTCCCTGCTGAGCGAGACCAACTTCGCGCTCGAGCAATTCCTCGCGACCGAACAGGCCAACGACGAGCAGGCCGACTGGCATCGGCTGCGCCGGTACCGGGCCCTGAGCAACCTGAACATGCGCCTGGGTTCAGGCGAGGCCGACCCGGACTTCAAGGACAAGACGGTGCTCGACTTCGAGGCCGCCCTGCGGGTCGATCCGGACGACGACGAGGCGGCCGTGGGGCTGTACGAGTGGCTCATGGCCGAGGCCAATGAGAACCGGATGGGGCGCACGGACCCGCAGGTCTATCTCGATCGAGCCAAGGAAACGCTCGACGACTTCCTGGCCGAGAACCCGAACCACCCCCGCGTCTTGATCGCGCGCCTCTACTACGACCTCCAGGTTGCCGCGCGGCCGCTGCGCGACCTGCGAACCCAGGAAGAGCGTGTCCGGGCCAACCTGGCGTTGGCCTCGGAGTTCAAGCCACGCGTCGAGGTAATCGTCGATCAGGTCATCCGGCAGAGTCCTCCCGAAATGCTCACGGTGGAAGTCGCCCAGCTCGTGCATCGGCTCGAGCGGCTCACCTCGCCGGGTTCCTCCGAGATTCCGCTGACCAACCGGATTCTCGAGGCGGCAACGCAGGCGGCCCAAGACGATCCCGGAACGCTTGCGCAGATCGCCTTCTTCGAGGGTGTGTTTGCGGCAGAGAGCAACGACCACGAGCGCGCCATCAGCGCCTTTGAACGAGTGCTGGAGTCGCCGGATGTTCCCGTGAGCCTGGAGGGCATCATCCTGACGTTGCTGAACGGCCAGGCGGTCCTCCGTCAGGCTCAAAGCGCGATCGAGCTAGCAAACGCGGCAGAAGGCGATCAGGTGCAGGCGGCACGTGATCGGGTAACCGAGTATCGCGAGAAGGTTGAGCGGTACTGGACCCAGGGCACCCCCTCGGTATTGCTCCTCGATGCACGCATCGCGTATATGCGCGGCGAGTTGGCGTCGGCCCAGGGGCTGGCGGTCTCGTACCAGCGTGAGTCAAACGGCACCGATCCGCAGGCCCACTTTCTGCTCAGCCGCATCTACATGGATCGCAATCAGGTGGGCCAGGCGATCGAAGAACTCAAGAAGTTCGTGGAACTGAGTCCCAACGTGCCCGAGGCGTGGGCGCAGCTGAGCGACTTGCAGGACCGCGTCGGCGACACCGATGGCGCGTGGGAGTCGATCGTTCGAGCCGTGCAACTGGCTCCGGATGATCCGAGGATCCAGCGTCGATACGAGAACTTCCGGATCCGAACCGGGCAGGTGCAATCCGATGATCCGATCCAGCAGGCGTTGCTCGGGGTCGACCGCATGCTCGATACGACCGGCGGCGTGTCGCCCCGGTACGAGCAGGCCGAGCAGTTGATTCGCGGGCTCATGGGACAGACCGACGATGCCCGGCTGTACAACGCGCTGGCCACCATTCAGGGCATGCAGCGCAAGACCGATGAGGCTCTTGCCACGATCGACGAGGGGCTCAGCAAGTATCCGGACAACCGGCTGCTCCAGCAGTTGGCGACGCAGATCCGGTTTATGAGCGGGGAACTGCCAGATGATCTCGAGCCCATTCGCGCAGAGATGCTGCAGTATCGGATGGCGATGCGTGACGGCCGAACCGAGGACGCGCAACGTCACCTCGAGGCGGCGATCAAGATCGATCCCGATGATGCCGAGGTCATCCAGACCCAGATCCTCCGGGCAATCGCCAACGAGCAGTGGTCCGAGGCCGAGCGTCTGATTGTTCGGGCAACCGAGTTGAACGCCGACCAGGCGGGCGGTCGGGTGCTGCGGGCCAATCTGCTGCAGGCCCGGGGTCGCAGCGAAGAGGCGCTCGGGCTCATTAACGCGGTCATCTCCGACGGGCTGACCAGCGTTCCCGTGCTGTACCGCCGGGCGCAGATCTATCGCAGCCTCGGCCGTACCGAGGATGCGGTGGCCGACTACCAGGAGATCCTGCGGCGTCAGCCCGACAGCGTGACCAACGTGCGAGACGTCATCGTGGCTCTGGCCGAACTAGGCCGTACGAAGTTGGCGCTCGATATCGCGCGGCGTTCGCAGCGCATCGCGGGCGCCGACGAGACGTTCCTGAACCAATGGCTGGCCCTCGAGGCCCAGGTGGGCGATTCCACGGCCGCCATGTATCGGCGGGAGGAGATCCGCGAGCAGGATCCTGGCAATCGTCAGAACAACCTTGCGCTTGCAAGCGTGTACGTAAAGCTCGGCCAGTGGAACAAGGCGCGCCAGATCATCGACGAGCTGCGTGCCGAGCAGGACGACGTAGCGCTCGTGATGCTCGATGCCCGCTGGCACGCTGAGCAGGGAGACACGCGTCAGGCCGTTGACAAGTTCGACCAATACATGGCCGCACGCGACAGGACGGGGGACCTGGATGCACGCGACGTTCTGAGCTATGCGAACTTCCTGCAGAGCCAGAACCGATCCGACCTTGCCATCCAGAAGCTGCGCAACGCGCTCGATCAGGATACCGACGAATCACAGCCGATTCGTCGGCGCCTGGCCTTGTTGCTTCTGGCCGCGGGTCGATCCGACGAGGCGGTCGAGGTGATCGATCAACTGATCGCGTCGGGCCAGGACACCGACGGCATGCTGAAGCTGGCGCGGGTGGAAGCCTATATCCGCGGCGATATGCCCGACAGGGCCCAGCAGGCGCTGGACGGGCTCGACAGCACGCTTGCGAATTCGGAAGCCGCGGGCATCCTGCGGGCCGATCTGGCGTTGGCCCGGGGCGACAGCGACGCGGCACGCCAGGCCATCAGCAACACGCTGGCGACCCATCCGACGTCGGCCCGTGCGTACGTGCGCCGCGCCGAGATCATCTACAACGAGGTTCGGACGGACGATTCGATCCCACAGGCCGAGCGGAACCAGTTGCTGCGCGACGCCGGCGAAGACGTCAGCGAAGCCATTCGCCAGGATCCCGGCCGGTGGGAGGCCTACCGGCTGCGGGCCTTGATCGCCATGGAACAGGGCCGGTACGACGACGCGGCCCGAGCGGTCGCCAGTGCCCTGGAGATCAACCCCGGCCTGAGCCAGCTGCGCAACCAACTCATTCGCCGACTGGTGCAGAACGGCGACACGCCCCGGGCGATGACCGTAGTCGATGCGGCATTGCAGGCGAACCCGGCGGACGTGGACCTGCGTGTCAACATGGCTCGCCTCATGGCCGACCTGGGCCGGACCGGTGAATCGATCCGGCTGTTCGAGCAGTCCCTTGCACAGCGTCGTAACCCGGAGATCGCGGCGCAGTTCGTTGAATTCCTGCTCAACCTGAACACAGGCGAAGCACGTGCCAAGGCGAGACAGGTACTGAGTGACACCAACCTGGACGTCGCCGGTACGTGGCAGCTGCGGTTGATGTCTGCCGGACTGTCGATGCAGGAAGGCAATCGGCCACGCGCGATTGCCGAGGCCATTGCGTCGTTCGAGATGGTGCGCAACGACACGGCGGGCGTGATCCGCTGGTTCAACGCGATGCCAGCCCTCATCAAGGACCACCCCACGCGGATGGAGATTGCGGTCCAACTCGCGCCCGAGCGAACCCCCGATCGCGTGGGCGAGATCATGATGGCTTCGCTGATGCTTCAGGACCCTTCAACCGAGCAGCAGGGGCTCAGCGAGCTTGCCCGGCTTGCCGGAGACCGAGAGGCCATCGTGGCCGTGCGATCAGGCCAGCTCTTGGGGGACAAGCTGTACGAGCGCGGTGACTACCAGCGAGCGGCGGAGGCGTGGCGTGCCGTGATTGCACTCAATCCCCAGTCGGGCCAGTCGCTGAACAATCTGGCGTATGTCTTGGCGACGGAAATGGGCCAGTGTGAGCAGGCCATCAAACTGGCGAACCGTGCGAAGGAAGCCGGCGGCATCGCGCCCGCCATCGTCCAGAGCACGCTTTCGGTAGCGTACATGGAGTGCGACCGGCTGGCCGAGGCCCAGCAAGCGGCCGACGAGTTGTCCACCATCGCTCGCGGTTCGCCCGAGGAAGCGCTCGCCGAGATTCGGCAGGGACAGATCGATCTGGCGAACGGCCGGATTGACGCGGCACGCACGCATGCGAGCGATGCTTCCGACCTGCTTGAAGCGTGGGGTGGGCGCGCCGAGGCGTATCGCTCCATCCTTGAAGAACTGCAACAGGAGCTGGATGGGCGCTGA